The genomic window ACCAGCACTTCTACGCGCTGCCGATCGCTTACAACGCCGAACTGTGGTGCGAGCCCGGCCGCGCGCTGTGCGCCGAATACAGCAGCCTGGTGGTGAAGGTCGAAAAGCGCCGCGGAGAGGAACTCTACATCAACGACGGTGCCTATGGCGCCCTGTTCGATGCCGCCCATGTCGACTGGAAATTCCCGGTCCGTGCGCTGGAAGAAGACCTGATCAAGCCGGCGACCGATTTCGCCTTCTACGGCCCGACCTGCGACGATGCCGATTTCATGCCCGGTCCGTTTTCCCTGCCGGAAGACATCCAGGCCGGCGATTACATCGAGATCGGGATGCTGGGTGCCTATGGCGCGGCGATGAAGACCGATTTCAACGGCTTCGGCGCGGCCGAGCGTATCATCGTGACGGACGAGCCCATGGCGAGCCTTTACGACGGCAGCCGTGCACGTCCGGCAGCGGACAATGTCGTCAGCCTGCGCTGACGTTAAGCGATAGCAAATGGAAAGGGCCGCGCGACCGGATAGTCGCGCGGCCCTTCCTGTTTCTGCGCTACCTTACTGGCCGAAACGGTAGAGGATTTGCGCACCGCCGCCGATGTCCGGGCTGCCATCGGCAAGGCCGGTGTAGGCATAGCCCTGCAGGCGCAGCGCATCGCTCAGCTTCTGGGTCAGCGAACCGGTAACCTCGCTCCGATTGGGGGCAGTGGGCAAGGATCCGTCGCGCCAGTCGTAATCGAGCCCCACGGTAGTATCGCCGAGCACGGCATAGGCGCCTGCTCCTGCCAGCCAGACGTCCTGCAAGGCGAATTCATCGCTGCTGCCGTTGAACCGGCGACCGCCGCGCACGGCTGCGCTGACATTGCCGAAGACCTGCAGCAGCTCGCCCTGCAGCGTAATGTCGGTCGTGCCCGTTCCCAGCGCCTTTTCGGTCGATGCGGTGGGCAGCTTTACCTTGCCGGTCACGTCGAAGAAGGTGCTGTCGGACACGCCGAGAGAATAGGTCGCCGCCACGATCACATCGCCGAGGCCGGAGCGGGAAGAAATCTCGGCGGCGTTGTTGTTGCCGCGCACGCCGCCATCGCCGGGGATGACGTCGGCGGGGCCGGTCACGTCGAGATAGGGGATGGTCACGCGAATGTTGAAGTCGCCCGACTGGACCTTTGCCGTCACCGGAATGGCTAGGAAGTCGGTGTCGACGTCCTCGCCATAGTCGCCGGAAGAATAATCCACGCCGGCGGCGATCTGGACATAGTCCTGCGCGGCAACTGCCTGGGGTACTGCAAGTACGGTTAGCGCGAGCGGGCCCGCGATCATGCGTTTCATGTCGTTGTCTCTGTTCAGGCGGATCGAAACCCGCCCCCGGCCTCCTGAACGACCGGGAGCGGGCCCTTTATCGGGCTGTCAGCCCCCGCGGCCAGGTCGCTCGGGGCGTTCCGGCTTTTCGGGCTTCTCGGGCTTTTCGGGACGTTCCGGCTTCTCCGGACGGTCTGCCTTGGCCACCCGCTCGGGCTTTTCGTGCGTCACGACCGCGCGCTCGCCGTCGGCCTTGGTAATCGTGTGGATATTGCCCGAGGGCGTCTCCACGGCCTGGGTAAAGCCGATCTCGACCGTTTCGAACGTGGGGTTCCCGTTTTCGTCGAGAACGGGATTACCTTCCTCGTCCAGCACTTCGCGTTGTTCGGTCAGTGCCTCGCGGGTGACGATGGCGCCATTGGGTTCCGCCGTTTCGGTTTCGGTTTCCGTGCCGCCCGCGTCCTGCGCGAAAGCAGGGGCGACGATGGCCATGGCCAGTGCGGTCGGCATTGCGACCAGATTCAGTTTTTTCATTTGCAACCCTCCATCAAGCAGGAACGCACACCGAGTGCGTCCTGTCTGGGTGGGCGAACGAACTTAATTTCGCGCCAAGAGGCAAGGTTAGTCCGACAGGGCGAACGGCGTTTGCGCCCGACCGCAAAGCGGCGGGCCTGCGGTCGTATCGATAGTTAAAACCAGCCTGCGGGCCTGCAGGAATCAGTCTTCGAAACCCACGAAGCGCGCCGCCTCGCTCACCTCGCGGCGGGTAATCTTTACAGGGTTTGCGGGGAAGTCGGGATCGGGCCAGCCCATGGCGACCGCCTTCATGATCACCTGGTCGTCGGGGATGCTGGCATGTTCGCGCACGACCGGGCTTTGCATGATGCCCTGCGAAT from Qipengyuania gaetbuli includes these protein-coding regions:
- a CDS encoding transporter; this encodes MKRMIAGPLALTVLAVPQAVAAQDYVQIAAGVDYSSGDYGEDVDTDFLAIPVTAKVQSGDFNIRVTIPYLDVTGPADVIPGDGGVRGNNNAAEISSRSGLGDVIVAATYSLGVSDSTFFDVTGKVKLPTASTEKALGTGTTDITLQGELLQVFGNVSAAVRGGRRFNGSSDEFALQDVWLAGAGAYAVLGDTTVGLDYDWRDGSLPTAPNRSEVTGSLTQKLSDALRLQGYAYTGLADGSPDIGGGAQILYRFGQ